A window of the Mucilaginibacter sp. cycad4 genome harbors these coding sequences:
- a CDS encoding DUF5107 domain-containing protein, translated as MNNLAVNVWEEKVIIPTYGIGKPDKNPMFFEKRVYQGSSGKVYPNPVIEKIYDEKEDKEYTGLYLENKYLKVLILPELGGRIQMAYDKIKDRHFIYYNQVIKPALVGLTGPWISGGIEFNWPQHHRPSTFEPVDYKIEENADGSKTIWVNEVERMFHTKGMAGFTLHPDKAYIEIKAKLYNRSALPQTFLWWANPAVKVNDDYQSVFPPDVNAVFDHGKRDVSTFPIATGTYYKVDYSPGTDISRYKNIPVPTSYMAINSNYDFVGGYEHDSQAGLLHVANHHVSPGKKQWTWGHSDFGVAWDRNLTDEDGPYIELMTGMFTDNQPDFTWLMPHEEKHFTQYFMPYRELGVIKNATKDILLALDYADGKLLLKVYVTGEQNNLNIKLQHDGKVLLSEKVCIVPEHVYTREIAVKNIDESLLLLAVHSEAGKELIKYDAASNKLNNIPEAAKPALLPADVENNEQLFLTAQHLEQYRHATYSPVPYYEEALRRDPKDLRNNNALGLWYLRRGQFAKSEPYFRMAVETITQRNPNPYDSECYYNLGLALKFLGKKEEAYKAFYKATWSNAWKDSGYFSVAQIDLENGDYELALDHSLSSLDRNANNSKAYVLRSVAFRKLERFEEAVEVSAAAIKRDAFNLGALFELVYAYKALGNEERAMSGLNELTKLSRGYYQNYIEYALDYANAGLYREATDLLNYAVNSDATSPMVYYYLGYFACQLGNNEQAAEYFKLASAADSYLCFPDRLEDISVLKLAAALVPTDAKAPYYLGNLFYDKLQYDDAIAAWEASVQLDDAFPTVFRNLGIAYYNKRNDPAKALICFEKAFALDTTDARILMELDQLYKKLNHPADARLKFVEANLETAKLRDDVYLERATLYNFLGEHQTAFQQVTQRTFHPWEGGEGKASGQYVSSLVEMAKQNIREGKYNEAIEQLTQAQTYPHNLGEGKLFGTQENDIFYWLGRAYENLQQIEEAKAYFEQAAIGLEDPTAAVFYNDQQPDKIFYQGLAKKCLGDSTSAERIFKKLLNYGIGHMDDNVKIDYFAVSLPNLLIFEDDLQVRNRVHCYFLQGLGYLGLHDFEQAQKAFTEVLKLDAGHFGARIHQNMINQITEVAG; from the coding sequence ATGAATAATTTAGCAGTAAATGTTTGGGAAGAAAAGGTAATTATCCCAACCTACGGTATAGGCAAGCCCGACAAAAACCCCATGTTTTTTGAGAAGCGGGTTTACCAGGGCAGCAGCGGTAAGGTGTACCCGAACCCGGTTATCGAAAAAATTTACGACGAAAAAGAAGATAAGGAATACACAGGTCTGTACCTGGAGAATAAATACCTTAAAGTGTTGATCCTGCCCGAGCTTGGCGGCCGGATCCAAATGGCTTATGACAAGATCAAAGACCGCCATTTTATTTACTACAACCAGGTAATTAAACCGGCGCTGGTAGGCTTAACCGGTCCCTGGATTTCGGGCGGTATTGAATTTAACTGGCCGCAGCACCACCGCCCAAGTACTTTTGAACCGGTTGACTATAAGATTGAAGAAAACGCCGACGGCAGCAAAACCATTTGGGTTAACGAGGTGGAGCGCATGTTTCATACCAAGGGCATGGCAGGCTTTACCCTGCATCCTGATAAGGCTTATATCGAAATAAAAGCAAAACTTTATAATCGCTCCGCACTGCCGCAAACCTTTTTATGGTGGGCAAACCCTGCTGTGAAAGTTAATGATGATTACCAGTCGGTTTTTCCGCCTGATGTTAATGCGGTTTTTGACCATGGCAAGCGTGATGTATCAACTTTCCCCATCGCTACTGGCACTTATTACAAGGTTGATTACTCGCCGGGTACGGATATCTCGAGGTATAAAAATATCCCGGTACCAACATCGTACATGGCCATCAACTCCAACTATGATTTTGTAGGCGGATATGAGCATGATTCACAAGCTGGCTTGCTGCACGTAGCCAATCACCATGTATCGCCCGGTAAAAAACAGTGGACCTGGGGCCACAGCGATTTCGGCGTGGCCTGGGACAGGAACCTGACCGATGAGGACGGCCCATACATTGAGCTGATGACCGGAATGTTTACCGATAACCAGCCCGATTTTACCTGGCTGATGCCGCATGAAGAAAAGCACTTTACCCAGTATTTTATGCCATACCGCGAGCTTGGCGTAATAAAAAATGCTACTAAAGATATCCTGTTGGCGCTTGACTATGCCGACGGTAAACTATTATTAAAAGTTTACGTAACCGGCGAGCAAAACAACCTGAACATCAAACTGCAGCACGATGGTAAGGTATTGCTAAGCGAAAAAGTTTGCATTGTACCGGAGCATGTTTATACCAGGGAGATAGCCGTTAAAAATATCGATGAAAGCCTTTTATTACTTGCCGTACATTCGGAGGCGGGTAAGGAGCTCATTAAATACGATGCGGCAAGCAATAAGTTGAACAATATCCCGGAGGCAGCTAAACCAGCGTTGTTACCTGCCGATGTTGAAAATAATGAGCAACTGTTTTTAACCGCGCAACATTTAGAGCAGTACCGTCATGCTACTTACAGCCCGGTACCTTATTATGAAGAGGCTTTACGTCGCGACCCGAAAGATCTCCGTAATAACAATGCTTTGGGTTTATGGTACCTGCGCCGCGGCCAGTTTGCTAAAAGCGAGCCTTATTTCCGCATGGCGGTTGAAACTATTACCCAGCGCAATCCTAACCCTTACGATAGCGAGTGCTATTACAATTTAGGTTTGGCGTTAAAATTCCTCGGCAAGAAAGAGGAGGCCTACAAAGCATTTTACAAAGCCACCTGGAGCAATGCCTGGAAAGACAGCGGCTATTTTTCGGTAGCACAGATCGACCTGGAAAACGGCGATTATGAACTGGCGCTTGACCATTCACTGTCATCTTTAGACAGGAACGCTAACAACAGTAAAGCTTATGTTTTACGTTCGGTGGCTTTCCGCAAACTGGAACGGTTTGAAGAGGCTGTTGAAGTAAGTGCTGCAGCTATCAAAAGGGATGCGTTTAACTTAGGTGCTTTGTTTGAGCTGGTATATGCTTACAAAGCTTTAGGCAATGAGGAAAGAGCCATGAGCGGCCTTAATGAACTTACTAAACTATCGCGCGGTTATTACCAAAACTACATTGAATACGCGCTTGATTATGCTAATGCGGGGCTATACAGGGAAGCTACCGATCTGCTAAATTATGCGGTGAATAGTGATGCTACCAGCCCTATGGTATACTATTACCTTGGCTACTTTGCCTGCCAGTTGGGTAATAATGAACAGGCAGCTGAATATTTTAAACTGGCTTCGGCGGCTGATTCGTATTTATGTTTCCCTGATAGGCTGGAAGATATCAGTGTGTTGAAATTGGCCGCTGCCCTGGTGCCAACCGATGCCAAAGCACCTTATTACTTAGGCAACCTGTTTTATGATAAGCTGCAATATGATGATGCCATAGCAGCCTGGGAAGCATCGGTACAGTTAGATGACGCTTTCCCAACCGTGTTCAGGAATTTGGGTATTGCATATTATAACAAGCGCAACGACCCGGCAAAAGCTTTAATATGTTTTGAAAAAGCCTTCGCGCTGGATACGACGGATGCCCGCATCCTGATGGAGCTTGACCAGCTTTACAAAAAACTGAACCACCCTGCTGATGCACGCCTGAAATTTGTTGAAGCTAACCTGGAAACCGCCAAACTGCGTGATGATGTTTACCTGGAGCGCGCAACATTGTATAACTTTTTGGGTGAGCACCAAACGGCTTTTCAACAGGTAACGCAAAGAACTTTTCACCCATGGGAGGGAGGTGAAGGCAAGGCGTCTGGACAGTACGTTTCATCATTGGTTGAAATGGCTAAGCAAAACATCCGCGAGGGCAAATACAATGAAGCCATTGAACAGTTAACTCAAGCGCAAACCTATCCGCATAATTTAGGCGAAGGCAAACTGTTCGGCACGCAGGAAAATGACATCTTTTATTGGTTGGGCCGGGCTTACGAAAACCTGCAGCAAATCGAAGAAGCAAAGGCATATTTTGAGCAGGCAGCCATCGGTTTGGAAGACCCGACAGCGGCCGTTTTTTATAACGATCAGCAGCCGGATAAGATCTTTTATCAGGGTTTAGCAAAAAAATGTCTGGGTGACAGTACATCGGCAGAGCGGATCTTCAAAAAACTGCTTAATTATGGTATCGGGCACATGGATGATAACGTAAAAATTGATTACTTTGCCGTCTCGCTGCCAAATTTGCTCATTTTTGAAGATGACTTGCAGGTAAGGAACCGCGTGCACTGCTACTTTTTACAGGGACTGGGATATCTCGGTTTACATGATTTTGAGCAGGCACAAAAAGCCTTTACCGAAGTTCTGAAACTTGATGCCGGGCACTTTGGGGCGAGGATCCATCAAAACATGATAAACCAAATTACCGAAGTAGCCGGTTAA
- a CDS encoding aldose epimerase family protein, whose product MAVKTSSRLWGQVNGADVFLFRIGNESGAYVELTNYGAAIVSIVVPDKQQQLENVVVGFPDLERYLNDTCYIGSTIGRYANRISNARFRLDGKIYQLDANDGKNSNHAGKSGFNYRVFTAETIDNGVVMTLTSADGDGGYPGTLELMVIYTWSDDNELMVSYKATTDKATIANFTNHAYFNLSAFKSKIYNHKLTVLSEHIVDSYEDYTPSGAIIPAKQKAFNNDKLGDKFKIDESQVEGLNLFYVINREAEDNTLANAALLIDETSGRSLEVYTDYPGIFLYTGDYLSSTAPTHTGKPAKPFDALCLECQHYPDSINHPNFPQAILQAGDVYDQSILYKFGTI is encoded by the coding sequence ATGGCTGTTAAAACTTCATCCAGGTTATGGGGGCAGGTTAATGGCGCCGATGTTTTCCTTTTCAGGATCGGAAATGAAAGCGGGGCTTATGTTGAGCTTACTAATTACGGTGCAGCCATTGTATCAATTGTGGTGCCTGATAAGCAGCAACAGCTCGAAAACGTGGTTGTTGGCTTCCCCGATTTGGAAAGATATTTAAATGATACCTGTTATATAGGCTCAACTATAGGTCGTTATGCCAATCGTATCAGCAATGCCCGGTTCAGGTTGGATGGTAAGATCTATCAGCTGGATGCCAATGATGGTAAAAATTCCAACCATGCAGGTAAAAGCGGTTTTAACTATAGGGTGTTTACTGCCGAAACTATTGATAATGGTGTAGTGATGACCCTGACCAGTGCTGATGGCGATGGAGGCTACCCCGGAACCTTAGAACTTATGGTTATCTATACCTGGAGCGATGATAATGAGTTGATGGTCAGTTATAAAGCTACTACTGATAAAGCTACAATAGCTAATTTTACCAATCACGCTTACTTTAATTTATCGGCATTTAAAAGTAAGATCTATAACCACAAACTTACCGTTTTATCGGAACATATCGTGGATTCGTACGAGGATTATACGCCAAGTGGGGCAATTATACCTGCCAAACAAAAGGCCTTTAACAATGATAAGCTGGGCGATAAATTTAAGATAGATGAAAGCCAGGTTGAGGGGCTTAACCTTTTTTACGTTATCAACCGGGAAGCTGAAGATAATACCCTCGCCAATGCCGCTCTTTTAATTGATGAAACATCGGGCCGCAGCCTTGAAGTTTATACCGATTACCCGGGCATATTCCTGTACACCGGCGATTATTTAAGCAGCACGGCACCTACACATACAGGTAAACCGGCAAAACCTTTTGATGCGCTGTGCCTTGAGTGCCAGCATTATCCGGATAGCATCAATCACCCTAATTTTCCGCAGGCCATATTGCAGGCCGGCGATGTTTACGATCAAAGCATTTTATACAAGTTTGGTACTATATGA
- a CDS encoding DUF5000 domain-containing lipoprotein — MKIRYSIAAFFLAGIAIFACKKYDKDYKAFLDNHEVTYPGLASKVTFHPGNLRAVLVWHPSPDPSIKNYKITWNNATDSVIVDATSHSPADSISVSIPNLKEYVYSFRLVARDNAGNSSVGQDINNVRVYGAAYQSALLNRSYNTANPFQVNDNGSVRLFFIKADTGNVSTTIKYTNTAGAEATKELSVDSSGITLTDLKLGTAIQYRSSYKPTADAVDVFNTTSFDDFPKIYGIAECDKSLFKPYNLPTDIPSAYGWETYYLWDKSTNEPGFHTPGTSMPQWFTFDMGQQASLAKMKIWQRMSALYNVGNPKRFEIYGSNSPSADGSYGSWTKLASFTSVKPSGLPAGQNTQADADFAAAGEPFNFPADLPAYRYIRFKVLETWGGTNYFHLIELTMYKVDK; from the coding sequence ATGAAGATCAGATACAGTATAGCTGCTTTCTTTTTGGCGGGTATTGCAATATTTGCCTGTAAAAAGTACGATAAGGATTATAAGGCGTTTTTAGATAACCATGAGGTAACTTATCCAGGGTTGGCAAGTAAAGTAACTTTTCATCCCGGTAATTTGAGGGCGGTGCTGGTTTGGCACCCAAGCCCCGATCCGAGTATTAAAAACTATAAGATCACCTGGAACAATGCCACCGACTCGGTAATAGTTGATGCCACAAGCCATAGCCCGGCCGATTCCATCAGCGTATCCATCCCCAATTTAAAGGAGTATGTATACAGCTTCAGGTTGGTAGCAAGGGATAATGCGGGCAATTCATCCGTTGGACAGGATATTAATAATGTGCGTGTTTATGGCGCGGCTTATCAGTCGGCCTTGTTAAACCGCTCGTACAATACGGCTAACCCTTTCCAGGTAAATGACAATGGTTCGGTGAGGTTGTTTTTTATTAAGGCCGATACCGGAAACGTTTCAACCACTATCAAATACACCAACACAGCCGGGGCCGAGGCAACAAAAGAGCTTAGTGTGGATAGCAGTGGTATAACATTGACCGATCTTAAGCTGGGAACCGCTATCCAGTACCGTTCATCATACAAACCAACGGCCGATGCGGTTGATGTGTTCAATACAACATCTTTCGATGATTTTCCAAAGATCTACGGGATAGCAGAGTGCGATAAATCGCTGTTCAAGCCATATAATCTGCCTACCGATATTCCATCGGCTTATGGTTGGGAAACCTACTATTTATGGGATAAGAGCACCAATGAACCGGGCTTCCATACACCGGGAACAAGCATGCCGCAATGGTTTACGTTTGATATGGGACAGCAGGCATCGCTGGCTAAAATGAAGATCTGGCAACGTATGTCGGCGCTGTACAATGTAGGCAATCCGAAACGGTTCGAGATTTATGGCAGCAATAGCCCAAGTGCTGATGGCAGTTATGGCAGTTGGACAAAACTGGCAAGCTTTACCTCGGTTAAACCGTCAGGCTTACCTGCTGGACAAAACACCCAGGCTGATGCGGACTTTGCGGCAGCAGGCGAACCGTTCAACTTCCCTGCCGATCTGCCTGCATATCGCTACATCAGGTTCAAAGTACTGGAAACCTGGGGCGGAACAAATTATTTCCACCTCATAGAATTGACTATGTATAAAGTGGATAAGTAA
- a CDS encoding DUF6886 family protein, translating into MHPPKPRLFHISEQPGISIFAPRPSPSNFDNITADVVFAISDQLLHNYLLPRDCPRVTFYTGPYTTATDKQKFIGNTTASHIVAVESGWYQQIKKTTLYCYEFMPDDFMLIDECAGYYVSYKPALPIAVTVIDDIMATLLSRDIELRFMPSLTEIADAVRNSSLQFSLIRMRNAKG; encoded by the coding sequence ATGCACCCGCCCAAACCCCGACTTTTCCATATCAGCGAACAGCCCGGCATCAGCATATTTGCCCCCCGCCCTTCCCCATCGAATTTTGATAATATTACCGCTGACGTTGTTTTTGCCATCAGCGATCAGTTGCTGCATAACTACCTCTTACCCCGCGATTGCCCGAGGGTTACATTTTATACTGGCCCTTATACCACAGCTACAGATAAGCAAAAGTTCATAGGCAATACAACGGCCAGTCATATTGTTGCTGTGGAAAGTGGCTGGTATCAGCAGATAAAGAAAACCACCCTGTATTGTTATGAGTTTATGCCGGATGATTTTATGCTGATAGATGAATGCGCGGGTTATTATGTATCCTATAAACCGGCTTTGCCAATAGCGGTAACTGTTATTGATGATATTATGGCCACATTGTTAAGCCGGGATATCGAACTGCGGTTTATGCCATCGTTAACTGAGATTGCTGATGCTGTGCGCAATTCGAGCCTTCAGTTTTCGTTGATCAGGATGCGGAATGCGAAGGGATGA
- a CDS encoding glycoside hydrolase family 97 protein has product MKKHTLIFFVLSAFALRVSAQSYTVKSPDNNLKLELKVNDSISYALNYKNNRLISLSAIGLKLDKTTLGANARVLSAKPSTVNKIIRPLYGKTAVLTDNYNELAISFAGNYKLLVRAYNEGVAYRFVTDLKDSVKVMSEQADFNLKGNPGAIIAETDNYTAWELAYNQYKSISEVKEDKHAITPALYSYNNGVKLVIAEADLFDYPGMYVKKKNGNIIGEWAGYPATTKMGSWGDFVSVVTSRENYIAKEPGKKEYPWRVLIATDDDKTLLNNQLIYKLSKPSVLENTAWIKPGKAAWEWWHDAILPGAPIPSGMENRSTQLYNFYTDFAAKNHLEYMMIDAGWSDNYDVKKRLQKTDIRAVIQHASEKHVGIFVWCVASPLLKDLDANLDYLKDIGAVGIKVDFFDRDDQQAIKWLQVIAEGAAKRHLMVDFHGCSKPTGLQRTYPNIVNYEAVRGQECSKWDFTTSPVHHTTFPFIRMLGGPLDYTPGSMRNKSKDTFKPIAEGLPSTQGTRCHELAMFVVFDQPLAVFCDSPTEYEKYPDIEAYLSAVPTVFDETKPLDAKVGEYIAIAKKKGSDWYVGAMTNWDARDINVDFSFLPAGVNYTADLYSDAPDADKNAEKYEHKTITVNRSTKLNLKLAPGGGAVVHLHGN; this is encoded by the coding sequence ATGAAAAAACATACCCTGATATTTTTTGTGCTGTCTGCTTTTGCCCTTCGCGTTTCGGCTCAAAGCTACACGGTTAAATCACCGGATAATAACCTGAAGCTGGAGCTTAAGGTAAATGATAGTATTAGCTATGCATTAAACTATAAAAACAACCGGTTGATCTCGCTATCGGCTATTGGCCTTAAGCTTGATAAAACTACCCTTGGTGCAAATGCCAGAGTATTAAGCGCCAAACCATCAACCGTAAATAAAATCATTCGCCCGCTGTATGGCAAAACCGCGGTGCTTACCGATAATTATAATGAATTAGCTATAAGCTTTGCGGGGAACTATAAACTGCTTGTCCGCGCTTATAATGAGGGCGTGGCTTATCGTTTTGTTACTGATTTGAAAGATTCGGTTAAAGTGATGAGCGAACAAGCTGATTTTAATTTAAAAGGGAATCCCGGTGCAATCATTGCCGAAACAGATAATTACACCGCCTGGGAACTGGCTTACAACCAATACAAATCCATCAGCGAAGTAAAGGAAGATAAACATGCCATAACCCCGGCGTTGTACAGTTACAATAACGGCGTAAAGCTGGTTATAGCCGAAGCCGACCTGTTTGATTACCCCGGCATGTACGTTAAAAAGAAAAACGGGAACATCATTGGTGAATGGGCTGGCTACCCGGCGACTACTAAAATGGGTAGCTGGGGAGATTTTGTATCGGTAGTTACCTCGCGCGAAAATTATATCGCCAAAGAACCCGGCAAAAAGGAATACCCATGGCGTGTGCTCATCGCTACCGATGATGATAAAACTTTACTGAACAACCAGCTCATTTATAAGCTCTCGAAACCTTCGGTATTGGAAAATACTGCATGGATAAAACCTGGCAAAGCGGCCTGGGAGTGGTGGCATGATGCCATTTTGCCCGGCGCACCAATTCCATCTGGTATGGAAAACCGCAGTACACAATTGTATAATTTTTATACCGATTTCGCCGCAAAAAATCATTTGGAGTACATGATGATAGATGCAGGCTGGAGCGATAATTATGATGTCAAAAAACGTCTTCAAAAAACAGATATCCGGGCGGTTATTCAGCATGCCAGCGAAAAGCATGTCGGCATCTTTGTTTGGTGCGTGGCTTCACCTTTATTGAAAGACCTGGATGCTAACCTTGATTACTTAAAGGACATTGGCGCGGTAGGTATTAAAGTCGATTTTTTCGACCGTGACGATCAGCAGGCCATTAAATGGCTGCAGGTAATTGCCGAAGGTGCTGCCAAACGTCACCTGATGGTTGATTTTCATGGCTGCTCAAAACCAACCGGTTTGCAGCGTACTTATCCCAATATTGTAAACTACGAGGCTGTGCGCGGTCAGGAATGTTCAAAATGGGATTTTACAACCAGCCCGGTACATCATACCACTTTCCCTTTCATCAGGATGCTGGGCGGTCCGTTGGATTATACGCCGGGCTCCATGCGCAACAAATCAAAAGACACTTTTAAGCCGATAGCTGAGGGGCTGCCATCAACACAAGGCACCCGTTGCCATGAACTGGCCATGTTTGTGGTATTCGATCAGCCGCTGGCCGTGTTTTGTGATTCGCCTACTGAGTATGAAAAATATCCGGATATCGAAGCCTATTTATCGGCCGTACCGACAGTTTTTGATGAAACTAAACCACTGGATGCCAAAGTAGGCGAATACATCGCGATAGCAAAAAAGAAAGGCAGCGACTGGTACGTTGGCGCCATGACCAACTGGGATGCAAGGGACATTAATGTTGATTTCTCCTTTCTGCCAGCTGGAGTTAATTATACTGCCGATCTGTACAGTGATGCCCCCGATGCAGATAAAAACGCTGAAAAATATGAGCATAAAACCATCACCGTAAACCGGTCAACCAAATTGAACCTGAAACTGGCACCGGGCGGCGGCGCGGTTGTACACCTGCACGGAAATTGA
- a CDS encoding sugar porter family MFS transporter has translation MTIDLKKEVKFNSSYIIGISFISALGGYLFGFDFAVISGALPFLRKEFALDPVWEGFLTGSLALGCIVGCIIAGSIAEKFGRKPGLMIAAFIFAVSSLAISVSTWLAYFITMRFAAGVGVGMASMLCPMYIAEISPAKVRGRNVAINQLTVVLGILITNLCNYFLADTGDNAWRWMFGLGTVPAVVFMLGVLFLPESPRWLMKVGRNEDAEKVLYKIGSEAFVTSTQEAIEKSLKGGVSKQSYRAVFEKAVRPAVLIGITLAVFQQFCGINVVFNYTSTIFASVGSSLNQQLFETVSIGIVNLVFTLLAMWQVDKLGRKPLMLIGSLGLSIFYIVLAYLLQNQMSAKLVSIFVLLAISTYALSLAPITWVLISEIFPNKIRGAASTVAIVSLWGAYFILVFTFPILAKVLGTYGPFYMYAAICFLGFLFVLKKVKETKGQTLEELEENLIRH, from the coding sequence ATGACCATCGATTTAAAAAAAGAAGTTAAGTTTAACAGCAGCTACATTATAGGGATCTCCTTTATATCGGCGCTGGGCGGCTACCTGTTCGGCTTTGATTTTGCCGTAATATCGGGTGCGTTGCCGTTCCTCCGCAAGGAGTTTGCGCTTGACCCTGTTTGGGAGGGCTTCCTAACCGGCTCACTGGCCCTGGGCTGTATTGTTGGCTGTATCATTGCTGGTAGCATCGCCGAAAAATTTGGCCGCAAGCCGGGACTGATGATTGCCGCGTTCATTTTCGCGGTATCATCTTTGGCTATTTCGGTATCAACATGGCTTGCCTATTTTATTACCATGCGTTTTGCAGCGGGTGTTGGTGTAGGCATGGCCTCCATGCTTTGCCCTATGTACATAGCCGAGATTTCGCCTGCCAAGGTGCGCGGCCGTAACGTGGCCATTAACCAGCTTACGGTAGTGTTGGGTATCCTGATCACTAACCTGTGCAATTACTTTTTGGCAGATACCGGCGATAATGCCTGGCGATGGATGTTTGGCCTGGGTACCGTACCCGCAGTAGTTTTTATGCTGGGCGTATTGTTCCTGCCCGAAAGCCCGAGGTGGCTCATGAAAGTTGGCAGGAATGAAGATGCCGAAAAGGTACTTTACAAAATTGGCTCCGAGGCATTTGTTACCTCCACGCAGGAAGCCATTGAAAAATCATTGAAAGGCGGGGTAAGCAAGCAATCATACCGGGCGGTATTTGAAAAGGCTGTACGCCCTGCGGTGCTGATAGGCATTACGCTGGCAGTGTTTCAGCAGTTTTGCGGCATCAATGTGGTGTTCAATTATACCTCAACCATATTTGCATCGGTTGGGTCAAGCCTAAATCAGCAATTGTTTGAAACCGTTTCTATCGGTATCGTTAACCTGGTATTTACCCTGCTGGCTATGTGGCAGGTTGATAAGCTTGGCCGTAAGCCGTTGATGCTTATCGGTTCGTTGGGTTTATCCATATTTTATATTGTGTTGGCTTACCTGCTCCAAAATCAAATGTCGGCTAAACTGGTGTCAATATTTGTATTGCTGGCCATCAGTACCTATGCGCTTTCGCTTGCGCCCATCACCTGGGTGCTTATCTCGGAGATTTTTCCTAATAAGATCCGCGGCGCGGCATCAACCGTGGCCATTGTGTCCTTATGGGGAGCCTATTTTATACTGGTGTTCACCTTTCCGATACTGGCCAAGGTATTGGGCACTTACGGGCCATTTTATATGTACGCCGCGATCTGCTTTTTAGGCTTTTTGTTTGTGCTGAAGAAAGTGAAAGAAACTAAAGGCCAAACCCTTGAAGAGTTAGAAGAAAATTTAATAAGACATTAA
- a CDS encoding AraC family transcriptional regulator, whose protein sequence is MNAIAEPKKRIKEGFIGQKMIVLPPNIKKSITNNALIKGFYLTAIGYYPKAAYHDRERRTGSSEYILLYCIDGEGYVYLGGQDHVLKPNTFFIIPRNTAHRYKSSETTPWSIYWVHFSGSNSQLIYERSLDNGQPAVQSVPYDSSRIKLYEQIYAVLEHSYHEKEMEIVNINLLNFISSLVYYKQTNPVDYDNDFVSNSIAYMKKHISKKFEVMHLAKQQGISASHYLRLFKQKTGSSPINYFNLLKIQASCQYLYFTDRSIKEICSDLGFDDPYYFSRLFTKLIGMSPSKYRKTHKR, encoded by the coding sequence ATGAACGCGATAGCTGAGCCCAAAAAGCGGATCAAAGAAGGCTTTATCGGTCAAAAAATGATCGTTTTGCCGCCAAACATTAAAAAATCCATTACCAACAATGCTTTAATTAAAGGCTTTTACCTTACCGCAATAGGCTATTACCCCAAAGCTGCATACCACGACCGAGAGCGCCGCACCGGCAGCAGCGAATATATTTTACTTTATTGCATAGATGGAGAAGGCTATGTTTATTTAGGCGGGCAGGACCATGTACTTAAACCCAATACTTTTTTCATCATTCCGCGCAACACAGCACACCGTTACAAAAGTTCCGAAACCACCCCCTGGAGTATTTACTGGGTGCATTTCAGTGGCTCAAATTCGCAGCTCATTTATGAGCGCTCGCTTGATAACGGGCAGCCCGCGGTACAATCCGTTCCGTATGATAGCAGCCGGATCAAACTGTATGAGCAGATCTACGCCGTGCTCGAACACAGCTATCATGAAAAAGAAATGGAGATCGTAAACATCAACCTGCTCAATTTCATCTCCTCCCTGGTATACTACAAACAAACCAACCCGGTTGATTATGATAATGATTTTGTGAGCAACTCTATCGCTTATATGAAAAAACACATCAGCAAAAAATTTGAGGTAATGCACCTGGCTAAGCAGCAGGGTATTTCGGCATCACATTATTTGCGGCTGTTTAAACAAAAAACCGGCTCATCACCCATCAACTATTTCAACCTGCTCAAGATCCAGGCTTCCTGTCAGTATTTATACTTTACCGACAGGAGCATTAAAGAGATCTGCTCAGACCTGGGTTTTGACGATCCCTATTATTTTTCACGGTTGTTTACCAAGCTGATTGGCATGTCGCCATCGAAGTATAGGAAAACACATAAGCGGTAA